One genomic region from Ornithinimicrobium flavum encodes:
- a CDS encoding anthranilate synthase family protein, which translates to MPTRLLDQILADPAGASWAILRREGQEEAEVIVGEVLDLERLRDLPRPGPGLPVLALVPYRQVRERGFEAHDDGAPLRVLRPAGGTAYQRVPVSDLVAALPTAAVDVTDERFSVSDDDYAATVARVIEEEIGEGEGANFVLRRDVVARTATDPALAALTWLRRLLTDERGAYWTFAVHTPGHTLVGATPERHVSVSEGRVWMNPISGTFRHPQREDPGGSLLRESFSAFVQDTKETEELFMVVDEEMKMMAQICSDGGRITGPLLKQMAHLTHTEYLLDGASESDVREVLRHTMFAPTVTGSPMENACSVIRRYEPTGRGYYSGVLALLDLDEEGGERLDAPILIRTAHVDDAGTVTVSAGATLVRHSDPVSECAETSAKARGMLAALGLRPRRELTYAVDLASLPGVAEDLAARNETLSPFWLSPQEARPDPELMGRRVLVVDAEDTWTQMLAHMVRHMGMSAEVRRWETVGPADVAAAEWDLVLFGPGPGDPAEQDDPRMTRLRELIQARLDADRPLLAVCLSHQVLAALAGLPIVKLPRPNQGVQIPVDLWGEVRRIGFYNTFVARAPGPGSPAPVLGGRELEVAVHEPDDAVVGLRGPGVATIQGHAESVLSRDGLLTLHSLIRHAMTGS; encoded by the coding sequence ATGCCCACCCGCCTCCTCGACCAGATCCTCGCCGACCCCGCCGGCGCGTCGTGGGCGATCCTGCGGCGGGAGGGGCAGGAGGAGGCCGAGGTCATCGTGGGGGAGGTGCTCGACCTCGAGCGGCTCCGGGACCTGCCGCGACCGGGCCCGGGACTGCCCGTGCTGGCGCTGGTGCCCTACCGGCAGGTGAGGGAGCGGGGGTTCGAGGCCCACGACGACGGTGCCCCGCTCCGGGTGCTCCGACCCGCCGGGGGGACCGCATACCAGCGGGTCCCGGTGAGCGACCTCGTGGCCGCCCTGCCCACCGCCGCGGTCGACGTCACCGACGAGCGGTTCAGCGTCAGCGACGACGACTACGCCGCGACCGTCGCCCGGGTGATCGAGGAGGAGATCGGGGAGGGGGAGGGGGCCAACTTCGTCCTGCGCCGCGACGTCGTGGCCCGCACCGCCACCGACCCGGCGCTCGCTGCCCTCACCTGGCTGCGGCGGCTGCTCACCGACGAGCGGGGGGCCTACTGGACCTTCGCCGTGCACACCCCGGGTCACACCCTCGTGGGGGCCACCCCGGAGCGGCACGTGTCGGTCAGCGAGGGACGGGTGTGGATGAACCCGATCTCCGGCACCTTCCGCCACCCGCAGCGCGAGGACCCAGGTGGAAGCCTTCTGCGCGAGTCCTTCTCCGCCTTCGTCCAGGACACCAAGGAGACCGAGGAGCTCTTCATGGTGGTCGACGAGGAGATGAAGATGATGGCCCAGATCTGCTCGGACGGCGGCCGGATCACCGGGCCGCTGCTCAAGCAGATGGCGCACCTGACCCACACCGAGTACCTGCTGGACGGCGCCAGCGAGTCGGACGTGCGGGAGGTGCTGCGGCACACCATGTTCGCGCCGACCGTGACGGGCTCGCCGATGGAGAACGCCTGCTCGGTCATCCGCCGCTACGAGCCCACCGGGCGCGGCTACTACTCGGGCGTGCTGGCGCTCCTGGACCTCGACGAGGAGGGCGGGGAGCGCCTCGACGCGCCCATCCTCATCCGCACCGCGCACGTCGACGACGCGGGCACGGTCACGGTGAGCGCCGGCGCGACCCTCGTGCGCCACAGCGACCCGGTGTCGGAGTGCGCCGAGACCTCGGCGAAGGCCCGGGGGATGCTGGCGGCGCTGGGCCTCCGGCCGCGCCGCGAGCTGACGTATGCCGTCGACCTCGCCTCGCTCCCCGGGGTCGCCGAGGACCTCGCGGCCCGCAACGAGACGCTGTCGCCCTTCTGGCTGAGCCCGCAGGAGGCCCGTCCGGACCCCGAGCTCATGGGCCGCCGGGTGCTCGTCGTCGACGCCGAGGACACCTGGACCCAGATGCTGGCCCACATGGTCCGGCACATGGGGATGAGCGCGGAGGTCCGGCGCTGGGAGACGGTGGGCCCTGCGGACGTGGCGGCGGCGGAGTGGGACCTCGTGCTCTTCGGGCCCGGGCCCGGTGACCCCGCGGAGCAGGACGACCCCCGGATGACGCGCCTGCGGGAGCTGATCCAGGCCCGGCTGGACGCCGACCGCCCCCTGCTCGCCGTGTGCCTGTCGCACCAGGTGCTGGCCGCGCTGGCGGGGCTGCCGATCGTCAAGCTGCCCCGGCCCAACCAGGGGGTGCAGATCCCGGTCGACCTGTGGGGCGAGGTGCGCCGCATCGGGTTCTACAACACCTTCGTCGCCCGGGCCCCGGGGCCGGGCTCGCCGGCACCGGTCCTCGGCGGCCGGGAGCTGGAGGTGGCCGTGCACGAGCCCGACGACGCCGTCGTGGGGCTGCGCGGACCGGGGGTGGCCACGATCCAGGGGCATGCCGAGTCGGTCCTGTCCCGCGACGGGCTGCTCACCCTGCACAGCCTCATCCGGCACGCGATGACCGGGTCCTGA
- a CDS encoding ScyD/ScyE family protein has protein sequence MRRSSIPTLVCCGTLATALVAAPAHARPGSEPETIAEGLAGPLTLAVHDSSPRVYVTQSFAGRLTKIDRSGQTDLVVDDNPAGEVVGVSLGGGGVYYIQTDYEGWSSHVYRIGPRGDVTRVSDDLFAYEEMHNPDGGATYGFTGLSDSCEEELKAFEADNAGMLPPLSEYTGIIESHGYQTSVQGRDVYVADAAANAVLKVDGRTGSISTVAVLPATPTTFDAAAHATMEGTTGMEIPDCLVDSTVVPEPVPTDVEVGPDGMLYVSTLQGWMGEIAPLSSVYRVDPSSGATTWVAGGMHGATGLDLRGSDIVVAEMFGFQVSMIPSGSSSAQPLFWAHSPADVEVHGSTLYATTGTFDEENGGSVVRLRMR, from the coding sequence ATGCGCCGTTCATCCATTCCCACCCTCGTGTGCTGCGGCACGCTCGCGACCGCCTTGGTCGCCGCCCCCGCGCACGCCCGACCGGGGTCCGAGCCCGAGACCATCGCCGAGGGTCTCGCCGGCCCGCTCACCCTGGCCGTCCACGACAGCTCGCCCAGGGTCTACGTCACGCAGAGCTTCGCCGGACGGCTGACGAAGATCGACCGGTCGGGGCAGACCGACCTGGTCGTCGACGACAACCCGGCCGGCGAGGTCGTGGGGGTCAGCCTGGGGGGCGGCGGGGTCTACTACATCCAGACCGACTACGAGGGCTGGTCGAGCCACGTCTACCGCATCGGTCCGCGCGGGGACGTCACCCGGGTCAGCGACGACCTCTTCGCCTACGAGGAGATGCACAACCCCGACGGCGGGGCGACCTACGGCTTCACCGGTCTGAGCGACAGCTGCGAGGAGGAGCTCAAGGCCTTCGAGGCCGACAACGCCGGCATGCTGCCGCCGCTGTCGGAGTACACGGGCATCATCGAGTCGCACGGCTACCAGACCTCGGTCCAGGGGCGCGACGTCTACGTCGCCGACGCCGCGGCCAACGCCGTGCTCAAGGTGGACGGGCGCACCGGGTCGATCAGCACCGTGGCGGTCCTCCCGGCCACCCCCACGACCTTCGACGCCGCGGCGCACGCGACGATGGAGGGGACGACCGGGATGGAGATCCCCGACTGCCTCGTCGACTCCACCGTCGTCCCCGAGCCGGTGCCCACCGACGTCGAGGTCGGCCCGGACGGGATGCTCTACGTGTCCACGCTGCAGGGCTGGATGGGTGAGATCGCCCCGCTGAGCTCGGTCTACCGCGTCGACCCGTCCTCGGGCGCGACCACCTGGGTCGCGGGAGGCATGCACGGCGCCACCGGGCTCGACCTGCGGGGCTCCGACATCGTGGTGGCCGAGATGTTCGGCTTCCAGGTGTCGATGATCCCCAGCGGCAGCTCGAGCGCGCAGCCGCTCTTCTGGGCGCACAGCCCGGCCGACGTCGAGGTGCACGGCAGCACGCTCTACGCGACGACCGGCACCTTCGACGAGGAGAACGGCGGGTCGGTGGTGCGGCTCCGGATGCGGTGA
- the ilvD gene encoding dihydroxy-acid dehydratase: protein MTDVTTTNGPGAAHTGVDPKPRSRDVTDGLESTAARGMLRAVGMGDADWDKPQVGVASSWNEITPCNLSLDRLAKAVKDGVHAAGGYPLEFGTISVSDGISMGHEGMHYSLVSREVIADSVETVMSAERLDGSVLLAGCDKSLPAMLMAAARLDLASVFVYAGSILPGRAKLSDGSEREVTIIDAFEAVGACARGLMSREDVDTIERAICPGEGACGGFYTANTMAAAAEALGMSLPGSAAPPATDRRRDGFARRSGEAVVQMLRTGLTARQILTKEAFENAIAVTMAFGGSTNAVLHLLAIAREAEVELTLEDFRRIGARVPHLADVKPFGRHVMVDIDRVGGIPVVMKALLDAGLLHGEVMTVTGRTLAQNLEDLDVPPLDGTVLRQLDDPIHATGGLTILDGTLAPGGAVVKSAGFDADVFRGTARVFDGERAAMDALEDGTIVAGDVVVIRYEGPRGGPGMREMLAITGAIKGAGLGKDVLLVTDGRFSGGTTGLCVGHIAPEATEGGPVALVRDGDPIVLDVARGRLDLEVDEAELVRRRAAWTPPEPPERARRGVLNKYVRLVGSASEGAVTH from the coding sequence GTGACTGACGTGACCACCACGAACGGTCCGGGCGCAGCGCATACCGGCGTCGACCCCAAGCCCCGCTCGCGCGACGTCACCGACGGCCTGGAGAGCACCGCCGCCCGCGGGATGCTGCGCGCCGTCGGGATGGGCGACGCCGACTGGGACAAACCGCAGGTCGGTGTCGCCAGCAGCTGGAACGAGATCACCCCCTGCAACCTGTCCCTGGACCGGCTCGCCAAGGCGGTCAAGGACGGGGTGCACGCGGCCGGCGGCTACCCGCTGGAGTTCGGCACGATCTCGGTCTCCGACGGCATCTCCATGGGCCACGAGGGCATGCACTACTCGCTGGTGTCCCGCGAGGTGATCGCCGACTCGGTGGAGACGGTGATGTCCGCCGAGCGGCTGGACGGCTCGGTGCTGCTGGCCGGGTGCGACAAGTCACTGCCGGCGATGCTCATGGCGGCGGCGCGCCTGGACCTGGCGTCGGTGTTCGTCTACGCCGGGTCGATCCTGCCCGGCCGCGCGAAGCTCTCGGACGGCTCCGAGCGCGAGGTGACGATCATCGACGCGTTCGAGGCGGTCGGGGCCTGCGCGCGCGGGCTGATGTCCCGCGAGGACGTCGACACGATCGAGCGGGCCATCTGCCCGGGCGAGGGGGCGTGCGGGGGGTTCTACACCGCCAACACGATGGCGGCCGCAGCGGAGGCGCTCGGTATGTCGCTGCCCGGCTCCGCGGCGCCGCCCGCCACCGACCGGCGCCGGGACGGCTTCGCCCGGCGCAGCGGGGAGGCCGTGGTGCAGATGCTGCGCACCGGTCTGACCGCCCGGCAGATCCTCACCAAGGAGGCGTTCGAGAACGCGATCGCGGTGACGATGGCCTTCGGCGGGTCGACCAACGCGGTGCTGCACCTGCTGGCGATCGCCCGCGAGGCCGAGGTCGAGCTCACGCTGGAGGACTTCCGGCGGATCGGCGCCCGCGTCCCGCACCTGGCGGACGTCAAGCCCTTCGGGCGGCACGTCATGGTCGACATCGACCGGGTCGGCGGCATCCCCGTCGTCATGAAGGCCCTGCTCGACGCCGGCCTCCTGCACGGCGAGGTGATGACGGTGACCGGCCGCACCCTGGCGCAGAACCTCGAGGACCTCGACGTGCCCCCGCTGGACGGCACCGTGCTGCGGCAGCTGGACGACCCGATCCACGCCACGGGCGGGCTGACCATCCTCGACGGCACCCTGGCCCCGGGCGGGGCGGTCGTGAAGTCGGCCGGCTTCGACGCGGACGTCTTCCGCGGCACGGCCCGGGTCTTCGACGGCGAGCGGGCGGCGATGGACGCGCTCGAGGACGGCACGATCGTGGCCGGCGACGTGGTCGTCATCCGCTACGAGGGGCCCCGGGGCGGTCCCGGGATGCGGGAGATGCTGGCGATCACCGGTGCGATCAAGGGCGCCGGCCTGGGCAAGGACGTGCTCCTCGTGACCGACGGGCGCTTCTCGGGCGGGACGACCGGCCTGTGCGTCGGGCACATCGCCCCCGAGGCGACCGAGGGCGGGCCGGTCGCGCTGGTGCGCGACGGCGACCCGATCGTGCTGGACGTGGCCCGCGGGCGGCTCGACCTGGAGGTCGACGAGGCCGAGCTGGTGCGGCGCCGGGCGGCCTGGACCCCGCCGGAACCGCCGGAGCGGGCCCGGCGCGGCGTGCTCAACAAGTACGTCCGCCTCGTCGGCTCCGCCTCCGAGGGGGCCGTGACCCACTGA
- the ilvC gene encoding ketol-acid reductoisomerase, translating into MATMYYDADADLSLIQQRKVAVLGYGSQGHAHALSLRDSGVDVRVGLAEGSASRAKAQAEGLRVLTPAEACAEADVIMVLVPDHVQRHLYAEAIEPNLTAGKALFFSHGFNIRFGYIKPPADVDVAMVAPKGPGHLVRREYVDGRGVPVLIAVEQDATGQAKALALSYASAIGGLRAGGIETTFTEETETDLFGEQAVLCGGVSELVMKGFEVMTEAGYQPEIAYFEVLHELKLIVDLMYEGGIAKQRWSVSDTAEYGDYVSGPRVVDDRVKENMKAVLEDVRNGAFAQRFIEDQDAGAPEFKELRAKGAAHPIEAVGKDLRGMMAWVKSHDSDYVEGSAARD; encoded by the coding sequence ATGGCCACCATGTACTACGACGCCGACGCCGACCTGTCCCTCATCCAGCAGCGCAAGGTCGCCGTGCTCGGCTACGGCAGCCAGGGTCACGCCCACGCGCTGTCGCTGCGCGACTCCGGGGTGGACGTGCGCGTCGGTCTCGCCGAGGGCAGCGCCAGCCGGGCCAAGGCCCAGGCCGAGGGGCTGCGCGTGCTCACGCCGGCGGAGGCCTGCGCCGAGGCGGACGTCATCATGGTCCTCGTCCCCGACCACGTGCAGCGGCACCTCTACGCCGAGGCGATCGAGCCGAACCTCACGGCCGGGAAGGCTCTCTTCTTCAGCCACGGCTTCAACATCCGCTTCGGCTACATCAAGCCCCCGGCGGACGTCGACGTGGCGATGGTCGCGCCCAAGGGCCCGGGCCACCTCGTGCGCCGCGAGTACGTCGACGGCCGCGGCGTGCCGGTGCTCATCGCCGTCGAGCAGGACGCGACCGGCCAGGCCAAGGCGCTCGCCCTGTCCTACGCCTCCGCGATCGGCGGGCTGCGGGCCGGTGGGATCGAGACCACCTTCACCGAGGAGACCGAGACCGACCTCTTCGGCGAGCAGGCCGTGCTCTGCGGTGGTGTCTCCGAGCTGGTGATGAAGGGCTTCGAGGTGATGACCGAGGCGGGCTACCAGCCGGAGATCGCCTACTTCGAGGTGCTGCACGAGCTCAAGCTCATCGTCGACCTCATGTACGAGGGCGGCATCGCCAAGCAGCGGTGGTCGGTGTCCGACACTGCGGAGTACGGCGACTACGTCTCCGGCCCGCGCGTCGTCGACGACCGGGTGAAGGAGAACATGAAGGCCGTGCTCGAGGACGTCCGCAACGGGGCCTTCGCCCAGCGCTTCATCGAGGACCAGGACGCCGGCGCCCCGGAGTTCAAGGAGCTGCGCGCCAAGGGAGCCGCCCACCCGATCGAGGCGGTGGGCAAGGACCTGCGCGGGATGATGGCGTGGGTGAAGTCGCACGACAGCGACTACGTGGAAGGGTCGGCCGCGCGTGACTGA
- the ilvN gene encoding acetolactate synthase small subunit, with the protein MNDTSRSRHALSVLVENNPGVLARVSVLFARRNFNIDHLVVGPTEDSKVSRMTIVVNVSAEQLHKVTSQLDKLVEVIHIEELADADGIRGRLWAINDNGPRPVGAMAAAAF; encoded by the coding sequence ATGAACGACACCTCCCGCTCCCGGCACGCGCTGTCCGTCCTGGTCGAGAACAACCCCGGCGTCCTGGCCCGCGTCTCGGTTCTCTTCGCCCGGCGCAACTTCAACATCGACCACCTGGTCGTCGGCCCGACCGAGGACAGCAAGGTCTCGCGCATGACGATCGTCGTCAACGTCAGCGCGGAGCAGCTGCACAAGGTCACCAGCCAGCTCGACAAGCTGGTCGAGGTCATCCACATCGAGGAGCTGGCCGACGCCGACGGCATCCGCGGCCGGCTGTGGGCCATCAACGACAACGGCCCGCGCCCGGTCGGGGCGATGGCCGCCGCCGCCTTCTAG
- a CDS encoding acetolactate synthase large subunit, whose product MTATSLSSHSIADGATETTPGQSGGSTPGAAPRTGAEALVATLQRLGVDTIFGLPGGAVLPLYDALYGAEGIRHILVRHEQGAGHAAQGYAAATGKVGVCMATSGPGATNLVTPLADANMDSVPLVAITGNVASTAMGSDAFQEADIRAISMPVTKHSFLVTRPDDVAATVASAFHLAASGRPGPVLVDVAKDALTALADETRLQLPMPGYRPEHTAAPEAVRDAVELMLTARRPVLYVGGGCIRANASEEVRQLAELTGIPVVTTLMARGAFPDSHPQHMGMPGMHGSVSGVATLQKSDLIISLGARFDDRVTGRKDTFAPQARIVHADIDPAEIGKNFPTEVGLLGDVKDTMVALMTEWTRRTAAGAAPHHDAWIRRTQGWKRRYPAGYETPEDGALAPQYVIERLGALSGPDTVFAAGVGQHQMWASQFITYDRPRTWLNSGGLGTMGYAVPAAMGAKVGRPEATVWAVDGDGCFQMTNQELATCSVEGIPIKVAIINNAALGMVRQWQSLFYSERYSASQLPSMQVPDFRMLAQAYGCVGLRCDRPEDVDRTIEAAMAVDDQPVVVDFRVSKDSMVWPMVAAGTSNDDIQHARDVRPDFGDDE is encoded by the coding sequence ATGACCGCCACATCCCTGAGCAGCCACAGCATCGCTGACGGCGCGACGGAGACGACCCCCGGCCAGTCCGGCGGCTCGACTCCGGGCGCCGCTCCCCGCACGGGCGCCGAGGCGCTCGTGGCCACCCTCCAGCGCCTCGGCGTCGACACCATCTTCGGGCTCCCGGGCGGCGCGGTGCTCCCGCTCTACGACGCGCTCTACGGGGCCGAGGGGATCCGGCACATCCTGGTGCGGCACGAGCAGGGTGCGGGCCACGCGGCGCAGGGGTATGCAGCGGCCACCGGCAAGGTGGGCGTCTGCATGGCGACCTCGGGGCCCGGGGCCACCAACCTGGTCACGCCGCTGGCCGACGCCAACATGGACTCGGTGCCCCTGGTCGCGATCACCGGCAACGTCGCCAGCACGGCGATGGGGTCCGACGCCTTCCAGGAGGCCGACATCCGGGCGATCTCGATGCCGGTCACCAAGCACTCCTTCCTCGTCACACGGCCGGACGACGTCGCGGCCACCGTCGCCTCGGCCTTCCACCTCGCGGCCAGCGGTCGTCCCGGCCCCGTCCTGGTGGACGTCGCCAAGGACGCCCTGACCGCGCTGGCCGACGAGACCCGCCTGCAGCTGCCGATGCCGGGTTACCGTCCCGAGCACACCGCGGCGCCCGAGGCGGTGCGCGACGCGGTGGAGCTCATGCTCACCGCGCGTCGCCCGGTCCTCTACGTCGGGGGCGGCTGCATCCGTGCCAACGCCTCCGAGGAGGTCCGCCAGCTCGCCGAGCTGACCGGCATCCCCGTCGTCACCACCCTCATGGCCCGCGGTGCCTTCCCCGACTCCCACCCCCAGCACATGGGGATGCCCGGCATGCACGGCAGCGTCTCCGGCGTGGCCACCCTGCAGAAGTCGGACCTGATCATCAGCCTCGGGGCCCGCTTCGACGACCGGGTCACCGGCAGGAAGGACACCTTCGCCCCGCAGGCGCGGATCGTGCACGCCGACATCGACCCGGCCGAGATCGGGAAAAACTTCCCCACGGAGGTCGGTCTGCTGGGGGACGTCAAGGACACGATGGTCGCGCTCATGACCGAGTGGACGCGCCGCACCGCCGCCGGCGCCGCCCCCCACCACGACGCCTGGATCCGGCGCACCCAGGGCTGGAAGCGCCGCTACCCCGCCGGGTACGAGACCCCCGAGGACGGCGCGCTGGCCCCGCAGTACGTCATCGAGCGTCTCGGCGCGCTCTCGGGTCCGGACACCGTCTTCGCCGCGGGCGTCGGCCAGCACCAGATGTGGGCCAGCCAGTTCATCACCTACGACCGACCGCGGACCTGGCTCAACTCCGGCGGTCTGGGGACCATGGGGTATGCCGTGCCCGCCGCCATGGGCGCCAAGGTCGGCCGGCCCGAGGCCACCGTGTGGGCCGTGGACGGTGACGGCTGCTTCCAGATGACCAACCAGGAGCTGGCGACCTGCTCGGTCGAGGGCATCCCCATCAAGGTGGCGATCATCAACAACGCCGCCCTCGGGATGGTCCGCCAGTGGCAGTCCCTCTTCTACTCCGAGCGCTACAGCGCCTCCCAGCTGCCCTCGATGCAGGTCCCCGACTTCCGCATGCTGGCCCAGGCCTACGGCTGCGTCGGCCTGCGCTGCGACCGCCCGGAGGACGTGGACCGCACCATCGAGGCCGCGATGGCGGTCGACGACCAGCCGGTGGTCGTCGACTTCCGGGTGAGCAAGGACTCCATGGTCTGGCCGATGGTCGCCGCCGGCACCAGCAACGACGACATCCAGCACGCCCGCGACGTCCGACCCGACTTCGGGGACGACGAATGA
- a CDS encoding PadR family transcriptional regulator, with the protein MTRNQGGFGGFNVDPDQIFGPHGILNQVFGQQGGAAWGGRAGQRSGPFGPGGPFGGGGPFDGRGPGGRSGAGRRARRGDVRNAILHLLQREPMNGYQLMQEIAQSSGGAWQPSSGAIYPALAQLEDEGLVEQVQFEGRRAYQLTEAGRQAAADLPHQSWAGGAEPEDPWGEGGPTHASSRHRHRGWAGAETDPEERRSRRHRGAQLWKALGSVAMATQAVGQAGDDALSGAAADLLDRTRRDLYRLLAEAEVERSGSPSDDDGDDDVTEGELLED; encoded by the coding sequence ATGACCCGCAACCAGGGTGGCTTCGGCGGCTTCAACGTCGACCCCGACCAGATCTTCGGCCCGCACGGAATCCTCAACCAGGTCTTCGGCCAGCAGGGGGGTGCGGCGTGGGGCGGACGGGCCGGCCAGCGCTCCGGACCTTTCGGCCCCGGGGGCCCGTTCGGCGGCGGTGGCCCCTTCGACGGCCGCGGCCCGGGCGGACGCTCCGGCGCCGGGAGGCGAGCGCGCCGCGGTGACGTGCGCAACGCGATCCTGCACCTCCTGCAGCGCGAGCCGATGAACGGCTACCAGCTCATGCAGGAGATCGCCCAGAGTTCCGGCGGGGCCTGGCAGCCCAGCTCGGGCGCTATCTACCCGGCCCTGGCCCAGCTCGAGGACGAGGGGCTCGTCGAGCAGGTGCAGTTCGAGGGGCGTCGTGCCTACCAGCTCACGGAGGCGGGCCGGCAGGCCGCGGCCGACCTCCCGCACCAGTCCTGGGCCGGCGGCGCCGAGCCCGAGGACCCGTGGGGCGAGGGTGGCCCCACCCACGCCTCGAGCCGCCACCGCCACCGTGGCTGGGCCGGCGCCGAGACCGATCCCGAGGAGCGGCGCTCCCGACGCCATCGCGGCGCGCAGCTGTGGAAGGCGCTCGGGAGCGTGGCGATGGCCACCCAGGCCGTCGGTCAGGCCGGGGACGACGCCCTCTCCGGGGCGGCCGCCGACCTGCTCGACCGCACCCGCCGCGACCTCTATCGCCTGCTGGCCGAGGCCGAGGTGGAGCGGTCCGGGAGCCCGTCCGACGACGACGGCGACGACGACGTCACCGAGGGTGAGCTCCTGGAGGACTGA
- the lpdA gene encoding dihydrolipoyl dehydrogenase, producing MADHFDVVVLGAGPGGYVAAIRASQLGKKVAVVEKQYWGGVCLNVGCIPSKALLKNAELAHTLTHDKKKYGIEGDATMSYGPTHARSRQVSAGIVKGVHFLMKKNKITEVDGWGTLTGPRSMDVKLDDGSTRQLEFDNLILATGSVTRMLPGVEVSKNVVTYEEQILDAELPGSIIIAGSGAIGVEFAYVMKNFGVDVTIVEFMDRMVPAEDADISKELAKHYKKLGVKVLTGTKVEAVEDTGSGVKVKVSRGGDGGKTEVLEADRLLSAIGFAPRTEGYGLETTGVELTDRGAIAIDDYMRTNVDGVYAIGDVTAKLMLAHVAESMGIIAAEVIAGAETMPLDYRMIPRATYCHPQVASMGLTEQQAKDAGHEVKVATFPFTANGKAMGLGDAVGFVKVVADAEHHEILGTHMIGPDVTELLPAVNVAQTWDLTADEVSRVVFAHPTLGEALKEAMHGVAGHMINF from the coding sequence ATGGCCGATCACTTTGACGTTGTTGTCCTGGGCGCCGGTCCCGGTGGGTATGTCGCGGCGATCCGCGCGAGCCAGCTGGGCAAGAAGGTGGCCGTCGTGGAGAAGCAGTACTGGGGCGGTGTCTGCCTCAACGTCGGGTGCATCCCGTCCAAGGCGCTGCTCAAGAACGCCGAGCTGGCGCACACCCTGACCCACGACAAGAAGAAGTACGGCATCGAGGGCGACGCCACGATGTCCTACGGCCCGACGCACGCCCGCAGCCGCCAGGTCTCGGCCGGCATCGTCAAGGGCGTCCACTTCCTCATGAAGAAGAACAAGATCACCGAGGTCGACGGCTGGGGCACGCTGACCGGCCCAAGGAGCATGGACGTCAAGCTCGACGACGGCAGCACCCGCCAGCTGGAGTTCGACAACCTCATCCTCGCCACCGGCTCGGTGACCCGGATGCTGCCGGGCGTCGAGGTCAGCAAGAACGTCGTGACCTACGAGGAGCAGATCCTCGACGCCGAGCTGCCCGGCTCGATCATCATCGCCGGCTCCGGGGCCATCGGCGTGGAGTTCGCCTACGTCATGAAGAACTTCGGCGTCGACGTGACCATCGTGGAGTTCATGGACCGCATGGTCCCGGCCGAGGACGCCGACATCTCCAAGGAGCTGGCCAAGCACTACAAGAAGCTGGGGGTCAAGGTCCTCACCGGCACCAAGGTCGAGGCGGTCGAGGACACCGGCTCGGGCGTGAAGGTGAAGGTGTCCCGCGGAGGCGACGGCGGGAAGACCGAGGTACTGGAGGCCGACCGGCTCCTGTCGGCGATCGGCTTCGCACCCCGCACCGAGGGCTACGGCCTGGAGACCACCGGCGTCGAGCTGACCGACCGCGGCGCCATCGCGATCGACGACTACATGCGCACCAACGTGGACGGCGTCTACGCGATCGGCGACGTCACCGCCAAGCTCATGCTCGCGCACGTCGCCGAGTCGATGGGCATCATCGCGGCGGAGGTCATCGCCGGCGCCGAGACGATGCCGCTGGACTACCGGATGATCCCGCGCGCGACCTACTGCCACCCCCAGGTCGCCTCGATGGGCCTCACCGAGCAGCAGGCGAAGGACGCCGGGCACGAGGTGAAGGTCGCCACCTTCCCCTTCACCGCCAACGGGAAGGCCATGGGTCTGGGCGACGCGGTCGGCTTCGTCAAGGTGGTCGCGGACGCGGAGCACCACGAGATCCTTGGCACGCACATGATCGGCCCGGACGTCACCGAGCTGCTTCCGGCGGTGAACGTCGCGCAGACGTGGGACCTCACCGCCGATGAGGTCTCCCGGGTGGTCTTCGCCCACCCGACCCTCGGCGAGGCCCTCAAGGAGGCCATGCACGGCGTCGCCGGGCACATGATCAACTTCTGA